The following are encoded together in the Panicum virgatum strain AP13 chromosome 6K, P.virgatum_v5, whole genome shotgun sequence genome:
- the LOC120711860 gene encoding aspartyl protease family protein At5g10770-like, whose protein sequence is MATAMKLLLLLVCSYHSLLAHARHGPSYRVLATGSLSPDAVCTELKAILPSSGSGTTIPLHHRHGPCSPRPSKEMPTLEEMLRRDQLRAGYIQRMFSGATNGTRDNRAQQSEATVPSTLGSSLDTLEYVITVGIGSPAATQTILIDTGSDVSWVQCKPCPECHSQVDALFDPSSSSTYSSFSCDSAACAQLGEEGNPGCSSSQQCQYTVHYADGSSATATYSSDTLTLGSHTISGFQFGCSHAKSGHDDLTDGLMGLGGGPQSLVSQTAGTFGTAFSYCLPPTPASTGFLTLGAASGGADFVTTPMIRNDRIPAYYQVALEAIVVDGTQLDVPPSVFSGGSLMDSGTVVTKLPPTAYSALSSAFRAGMAQYPPAQGQGILDTCFDFGGGGVPSVPPVSLVFAGGAVINLDVDGIMLGNCLAFTANEDDNSLSIIGNVQQRTFEVLYDVGQSTVGFRAGAC, encoded by the exons ATGGCCACTGCCATGAAGCTTCTGCTTCTCCTCGTCTGCAGCTACCATTCTCTCCTCGCTCACGCAAGACACGGCCCCAGCTACAGGGTTCTTGCCACTGGCTCTCTTAGCCCTGATGCCGTCTGCACGGAGCTGAAAG CGATTCTTCCGTCGTCCGGCAGCGGCACCACCATTCCATTGCACCACCGGCACGGCCCATGTTCGCCGCGGCCCTCCAAGGAGATGCCAACCTTGGAGGAGATGCTCCGCCGTGATCAGCTCCGAGCCGGCTACATCCAGCGGATGTTCTCGGGCGCCACGAACGGCACCCGCGACAACAGGGCCCAGCAATCGGAGGCCACCGTGCCTAGCACCCTGGGTTCCTCCCTGGACACGTTGGAGTACGTGATCACCGTCGGcatcggctcgccggcggcaactCAGACCATTCTCATCGACACCGGCAGCGACGTGTCGTGGGTGCAGTGCAAGCCGTGCCCGGAGTGCCACTCCCAGGTGGACGCGCTGTTTGATCCCAGCTCGTCGTCCACGTACTCCTCGTTCTCCTGCGactccgccgcctgcgcgcagCTCGGTGAAGAGGGCAACCCCGGATGCTCGAGCTCCCAGCAGTGTCAGTACACTGTCCACTACGCCGACGGCTCGAGCGCCACCGCGACCTACAGCTCCGACACGCTGACGCTGGGATCCCACACCATCAGCGGCTTCCAGTTTGGGTGCAGCCATGCCAAGTCCGGCCACGACGACTTAACCGACGGGCTCATGGgactcggcggcggcccgcagTCGCTCGTGTCGCAGACGGCTGGGACCTTCGGCACGGCGTTCTCGTACTGCCTcccgccgacgccggcgtccACCGGGTTCCTCAcgctcggcgcggcgagcggcggtgcgGACTTCGTAACGACGCCCATGATCAGGAACGACCGGATCCCGGCGTACTACCAAGTGGCCCTTGAGGCCATCGTGGTGGACGGAAC GCAGCTCGACGTGCCGCCCTCGGTCTTCTCCGGCGGGTCGCTGATGGACTCCGGCACGGTCGTCACAAAGCTGCCACCGACGGCGTACTCGGCGCTGTCGTCCGCGTTCAGGGCCGGGATGGCGCAGTACCCACCGGCACAGGGCCAGGGCATCCTCGACACGTGCTTcgacttcggcggcggcggcgtgccgtcGGTGCCGCCTGTCTCGCTGGTATTCGCAGGTGGCGCGGTCATCAACCTGGACGTGGATGGCATCATGTTGGGCAACTGCCTAGCGTTCACGGCCAACGAGGACGACAACTCTCTAAGCATCATCGGCAACGTCCAGCAGCGGACGTTCGAGGTGCTATACGACGTCGGCCAGAGCACCGTGGGGTTCCGAGCTGGGGCCTGCTGA